The genomic segment ATATTTTGTATGTACTCTATGGTAATTGTATAATCCTCTCACTTTACTTGATAAAAAATGGTATTTTGCAACATTCAGGTTTTACTATCCTATATTGTTTAATCATATTAAGGGTGAGTGTTTGTTAAATTCTCTATTTGTATAAATGTTAGTAAATGACATGTCTACTAGTTATGATCTtgtaaatttgattttaaaGTGTTGCAAAACTCATAGAATGGAAGAAATATGACAATTATTTATCAGGGATTAGTTGCTTTTAGCTTTAGATGAACAGAGTTGAATGCTTTTCTATTTTATCTGAAATGAATAATCTGATTTTATGTACCATGATGCAGAGTTCTGCAGAGATGGACTTCTTCTCTGAATATGGTGATGCAAATAGGTACAAAATTCAGGAAGTCATAGGGAAAGGAAGCTATGGTGTTGTTTGCTCAGCCATTGACACACACACTGGTGAAAAAGtggcaattaaaaaaattcatgacaTCTTTGAACACATATCTGATGCGGCACGGATCCTCCGCGAGATCAAGCTTCTGAGACTTCTTCGCCATCCCGATATAGTTGAAATCAAACATATTATGCTGCCACCTTCTAGGAGGGATTTTAAAGATATTTATGTTGTTTTTGAGCTCATGGAATCAGATCTACACCAAGTTATCAAGGCTAATGATGACTTGACACGTGAACATTATCAGTTTTTCCTTTATCAGTTGCTTCGTGCCttaaaatatatacacacaggTAAATTACTCATGTCTCTTGCTGCATCTTCATAGAGTTTTAAGTGCTTATAATATTACACATTATCTTATTTTTTCCCTtgacaaatttttaaaagtatGTGTGTATATGCCTTAATGGGGCACTGATCGACCCTGTTGTCATCTATACCGGACTAGTCATTTCTTATGTGTTGTCATAATCTCGATGATTCTTGTTTTGCTGCAGCTAATGTCTACCATAGAGATTTAAAGCCAAAAAATATCTTGGCAAATGCGAATTGTAAGCTCAAGATCTGTGATTTTGGGTTGGCTAGAGTTGCATTCAATGATACACCTACCACAATATTTTGGACGGTAGGTGATACTGAAAGTTAAATATGTTCACATATACTTTCCGCCACCACTCATCACTTATCTGTTGGACACATTCTATATTACCAACATGTCATATTCATCTCTGTTGGGGCATCCTCTTGTAATAACTTCACTTTTGAAAATTGCAGGATTATGTAGCTACTAGATGGTATAGAGCTCCAGAGTTATGCGGTTCATTTTACTCCAAGGTAGTTTGAATCTTGACATGTGATCAATGAATTggtttaaaaaaagattttgtaTGTTAGGTGCTGTCACAAGCTAGATGCATTTCTCACCTTTAATCCGTTGATTTGTTTCCTGCTATGGTTAATAATCTAGCAGTAGGTATCTACTTCCCTTGTTCTCTACTTTCAACTTAGGGTGGCATTGGCCTTAACCATGGCATGGGATAAGTGACATGTATATGTGCACGTGTCGTGTGAAGTTTCTGATTGTACAGCTTTTTTATTCATGGATCAGAATAATTGTTTACATGCTGCACCTGCTGTGAACATTTTGCATTTCACCTTTTATATGGAATTGCTGATTTTTTCATGCATTATGGATATTTTATCCTGTTGTGAGGTCGATCTCCCTTCTTAGCAGAGTGTCAATTTTACTGGAATTTGTTCGtaatcattgcattgcatatagttttcactatataaattttgatggttttcgGCTTGCAGTATACCCCTGCAATTGATATATGGAGCATTGGCTGTATCTTTGCTGAGGTTCTCACTGGGAAGCCGCTTTTTCCTGGGAAAAATGTTGTTCACCAACTGGATTTAATGACTGATCTGCTTGGGACGCCGTCAATGGATACAATTTctcgtgtatgtgtgtgtgaattCATACTTTTGACAATTTTCCTCGAACTACCTTTCTCATTAGTCCTTTTTGTGGTTGTTGCAGGTGCGTAATGACAAGGCTAGGAGATACCTAACTAGCATGAGAAAGAAGCAGCCTGTTTCTTTTGCCCAGAAATTTCCAAATGCTGATCCTTTGGCCCTTAAACTTCTTGAAAGGTTACTTGCTTTCGACCCCAAGGACCGACCCACTGCTGAAGAGGTTCGTGGTTTTGTGGCGATCATACTATTTGAACTtctcttttgaatattttagtatattttgttcTCTTGCATTGTAATTACTCATTCCCCCCTCTCCCCACCTAAACAAATCAGGCACTAGCTGATCCTTACTTTAAGGGCCTGGCTAAATCTGAAAGGGAACCATCATGCAAGGCAATTTCAAAGATGGAGTTTGAATTTGAGAGACGAAGAGTGACGAAGGAGGACCTCAGGGAATTAATATTCCGGGAGATACTAGAATACCATCCTCAGCTGAGGAAGGATTACATGAATGGTGTAGAAAGGACTAATTTTCTGTAtccaaggttatattttttttcctagaCTTCTGTTCAGTGGTTAACCTGTCTAAACAAATGTTTGTTTTACCGACTAGATATTGCTTCTTCCATGCAGTGCTGTTGATCAATTCAGGAAACAGTTTGCTCACCTGGAAGAGAATGGTGGTAATGGCGTTCCAGTGGTTCCGATGGACAGGAAGCATGTCTCTCTTCCAAGGTGATTATGAGTCCTGATACTCAAATTTCCTCCTCTATATTTCTGTCTAGGAATAAGATCAAacatttacttttatatgaCATTTGATATAAAGCATTTGAGTTGACTGGATTGTTGGTGCtatcaagaaaatcatttgaTGTTTCAGCTTGGGACGTCCCTTGCATGTATTTATGTTGTAATTCTGTGGTAATATGCATCTTCAGATGTAATATATGCATCATACAACATTTGTTGGCTTCTGCAAGGTCTTGTTAAAGATGAACGAGTAGAAATTTTATAGTATAAACATGTTTGTTTGTTGTGATTTGAAGTTAGAAATGATAAAACTGTGATGGTATTGCAGGTCTACAgttgtacattcaaatacaatccCTTCGAAGGAGCAGCCTATTGCTGCCAATATGAGAGACCGGCAAAATGGTGAGGAGTCTTGCAGTAGAAACTGCAGAGATACTGAAGGCCTTGCTAGTAGTCTAACAAGAACCATACAGGCTCAGCCAAGAAATGCCTTAGGTATTTTCTGTCAATCATGAAATCCTCTGCTAGTTTAGATTTCTATAATAATGTGATCTTTCTAATGTTGTTTGTCTGGTTCCCCATGCTTCTATTCAAATCCAACAGCCAAACCAGGAAAAGTTATTGGTCCAGGTTTCGCTTATGATTccggaaataaagaaaaatatgatcCTAGACCTCAAGTCAGGAATACAGTAGGCGCCCCTCAGATTATGCCTTCAGCATTTGGTTACGACAGAAGTGGGGTGGTGAAGCAAGAAAGGCCTGTTGAAACAGATAGGGATATGAATTCTCATGCAAAGCCAATGGCACCATGTGGTATGGCTGCCAAGTTAGCCCCAGATATTGCTATAAACATTGATAGCAACCCGTTCTATATGATGCGAGCTGGAGTGACAAAACCTGATCGTGTTGATGACCGAATTACCATAGACACAAACTTATTGCAGGCGAAATCTCAATATGGTGGAATTGGAGTTGCAGCGGCAGCAGCTACTACTAGAAAAGTGGGGACTGTTCAGTATGGTATGTCCAGGATGTACTAGAAAAATGGCTCAAGTGGTGAATGGTCTTTGATTTTTTGAGATGAACATTTGTTGAGTGGGTGGAAGTCCTTTTCAGAAATGGGGGCAAAAACTTGGCGACAAAAAGGGTATGGTGGATGTACAGGCAGGGGAATCTGCAAGGATCTAGTCCTGTTTTCTAATTGTCAGTTTTTCCTAGTCATCACAAAACACTAAATGATATTTTCATCATGAGATTCATGTTAGTGAAATCAAACTTTGATTGCCTGATGGTAATGTATGTTGGCCATGATCCAGTAACCTTACCCCTCCCCCGAGCAGCGACGCCTTCGCTCTTTCTGAAAAATAGTGAgtggtaaaaattaaaaaaataatttatcgaCGACTGaaggtactttttttttttttgcccttctGCTTGAAGCATCAATTTCATGATGTTCTTCTAGTTTATCTACATAGCAAGAGAGAGATAAAAAGTTAGGTGAGATATGTCCCTTGATCAAGTTTTCTTTTTGCGATCGTTGGTTAAGTAAATTTCTCTTTATCTTAGCAAGTTACTTCTCTTCCCTAAGAGGCATTTTGTTTAGTCATTCACATCGAATGTTTAGGCATTTTGTCAGTATTTTTCACATCGAAAAATATATGATCAAGAGCGTATAGTTTCCTCTTTCAGAGCTTAAGGGAGTTCTATCCTTCATCCTAAAGTTTGAGGATCGAAGGGTTAAATAACTACAAAATTGTTGATTACACTTTTTTAAGAATGTACTCTTTCagggaaaaaaattatgtaaaataaaaatatgtttggataattgtattcttttttctttatttttgtgaGTATATGGGAATAGTCATATACTTTTTTCAATTGCTTTCATATGGCTTTGTTCGCCATTTGTAGATAACTCTTTCTCAAACACAACATTTTGAATTTTAGATGGTGTACTTTCTGGTGCTAAAGCAACTAAAATTTCTGGACAATGGAGCTCCAATCAAACTTTCTATGAGCAACTTTGAAGAAGGCCCCAAATGTGTTTTTATCCAAGGAAAGAGTCAACAAGCAATTatttagaaaaaggaaaaaaccaGCACCTGCATTATTTTTGCGGTGGCTCATCACGAAACATATACTGACCAGACCATAGAAAAACAGAATTACTAAATGATAAACCTTCTGTCGTTAGATCAAACAAATTTCTTTAGTACGAGAAGCAAAGCATGGGCTATTGAGCCATTAGACAGcttattagtattattttcttttcatgttttttaagacagaataaaatatttttccgCTTATATCCATTCACAAAATTTGCCCTTCAAGAAATTACACTACAACAATTATGTCCGTTGTAATATACATATCTATTgagtatttttatatatttttttctgaaTAAATATGGGAATGTGATATTTTAAATATAGATatgtttgtttatttttcataCCAGTAGTATTAGAATTATTTTCGACTTCTCGTAGTTTTTTGTCCTCCAACTGCTGTTAATACCTGTTGTTTCATATGCTtcagttattattgttgtggcTACTGTTCTCTGTTCTGAATTTTATGTAAGGCTTTTCCTACTATCTGCTATGTCTTTTTACCGCTATACTTCATTGTTTCAACTGTTTTGATATGCGCTACTTGAGCCGAGGGCTTTTCGAAAAATAACCTCGCTACTTCCACGaggtagggtaaggtctgcgtatattTTATCCTTCTCAGACCCTACCtgtgggatttcactaggtatgttgttatatatatgttcgtCTAATTTCACTAGGTATGtgcaggggcggagccacatTGGCTCCAggatccgaaccccctcggcgaaaaattacagtgtattttcaaagttaaaattattttgttatatatatagtgttgaACCCCGACTTTTTCGtgtatttaatttaaatttttgagCCTCCTGGGTATGTGGttgttgttatatatatgttcttctaattattttattgCCTGGACGCATCGCATAAATGTCCCTTTGGAAGAGTGCATATATCAAAGAAAAGATCTTAAGCCCAATTGCTCAACATGTTTGGCAGCCAAATCTTACCTACTCTCCAAGTTCACTTCACCTCCCACGCCACTCCTTCAACCACCAACTCCCAATGGCGTAGAGTTAAATAACAACTTTTTAGTGTAGGTTTTTATATCTCGATTAATCATATAACATAAAACGAAAATGAAGGAACACTCTTTATTATCTAGACTAGATGACCACTTCACATGCTTTTTCGTCACATGCtacaaaagagaaataaaaagaaaaagaaaaagaataagaatcaCATCTTGAATATTTAAAATCGAGCTACcatttataatttattaagtTAATTATATCAATTTCTAGATAAGAATTTTGGTAGAGTAtatataaatcataaattttgtTGGATTTTGATGTGGTTGTATCATATGATATGTGGAATATGTTTATATACGCTTTGGGGTTTGTCTATGGGGTTCTTCATATTGTCTTTAAATTGTCATCTTGAAATGTTATGCTCTTTAATCCATGCTTTTATATTTCTTTGACCTCTTAATTTTATCAAATGTTACTAAACATTCTTGTGTCAGTATATAACATGTCTTGAGGGGTTAGAATTATAGTTTAATGATTGCAGTTTTATTTTGTATAGCGCTTGGGTGCAAAATCAATTTAAACATAAGCACCTCCAATAAGTTCCCTTCTCTCACCACTCATGTATCAACCTCACTTCAAAAagttaaaagagaaaaattaccaatttttttttttgtttgttttt from the Lycium ferocissimum isolate CSIRO_LF1 chromosome 11, AGI_CSIRO_Lferr_CH_V1, whole genome shotgun sequence genome contains:
- the LOC132037927 gene encoding mitogen-activated protein kinase 20, with the protein product MQPDHRKKSSAEMDFFSEYGDANRYKIQEVIGKGSYGVVCSAIDTHTGEKVAIKKIHDIFEHISDAARILREIKLLRLLRHPDIVEIKHIMLPPSRRDFKDIYVVFELMESDLHQVIKANDDLTREHYQFFLYQLLRALKYIHTANVYHRDLKPKNILANANCKLKICDFGLARVAFNDTPTTIFWTDYVATRWYRAPELCGSFYSKYTPAIDIWSIGCIFAEVLTGKPLFPGKNVVHQLDLMTDLLGTPSMDTISRVRNDKARRYLTSMRKKQPVSFAQKFPNADPLALKLLERLLAFDPKDRPTAEEALADPYFKGLAKSEREPSCKAISKMEFEFERRRVTKEDLRELIFREILEYHPQLRKDYMNGVERTNFLYPSAVDQFRKQFAHLEENGGNGVPVVPMDRKHVSLPRSTVVHSNTIPSKEQPIAANMRDRQNGEESCSRNCRDTEGLASSLTRTIQAQPRNALAKPGKVIGPGFAYDSGNKEKYDPRPQVRNTVGAPQIMPSAFGYDRSGVVKQERPVETDRDMNSHAKPMAPCGMAAKLAPDIAINIDSNPFYMMRAGVTKPDRVDDRITIDTNLLQAKSQYGGIGVAAAAATTRKVGTVQYGMSRMY